The nucleotide sequence GGTAATAAGGTCGTCGTATCGGTGAACTATATCGATTTAACGAAGGATACGGGGGCGCCGTCCATAATGCTGCTGACGTTCCCCGTCCTGCCGAAAGTGGAGCTTCCCAAGCCGGCGTCCGTGGTTGCCGCGGCATGGCCGACTAATTTTAACAGCTTCCCCGCGGCGTCAGGGTATGCCGGGGCGATCCAGACGGCGGAAAACGAGGTTTATATCGACAGCATTCAGGATTATAAGGCTTTCATCGTATATAAACTAGGCGGGCTGACCATATCGGTCGAGGCGCGGATTATCCGTAAGCTCGACGATGTGACCTACCTGGTGGAGAACATCAACAGCGGCAAGATGCTGATAGCGAAACTGATTAAAAAATAGGGGAAACGCATGCGCGGTTTATTGATAGCGGGGCTGATCGTTTTTATTACCGGCGGGCTTTTCGCGGAAAGCGTGCCGCTGAAGAATATTATTTCCATCGAGGGGATGCAGGTCAACCCCGTGCTCGGCTACGGTATCGTAGTCGGACTGAAGGGGACGGGCGACAGCACCTCCGGGTCGCAGACCAAGGAAGTCCTGTCGATTATCGCGAACAACTTCGGGTTTTTTGTCGACCCCGCGCTCCTGAAGCCGAAAAACTCCGCTATCGTGCTGGTCAGCGCGCAGCTTCCTCCGTTCTCGCCGGTCGGAAGCCAGATCGACGTCAGCGTCGCCTCCGTGTACGACGCGAAATCCCTAGAGGGCGGCGAGCTGATTATCACTCCCCTGCTCGGCGGGGATAACCAGATTTACGCGATCGCGCAGGGCAGGCTGATGGTCGACAACGGCTCGAAGAGCGTCACCGGCATCGTGCCGCTCGGGGGCATCGTACAATCGGAGATATTCCACCAGATCACCGATACCAACGGGCAGATCACCATTTATATCAACGAGAAGCTCGGGATGGGCGCAGTCAGTAAGGCCAAGGAAGCGATCCAGAAGAAATTTCCCGACGCGGTCACGAAGGTGCAGAATTACAAGATCAAGATGAAGATTCCCTCCGGGATGGAAGTGTACGACTTTATTTTCGAACTGAATAAACTGTCGGTGGATATCGACCAGGAGCCGAGGGTGCTGATCGACGCGAAGCAGGGCGTGATCGTATCCGGCGGGAATGTCGTGATTACCGAGGCGGCGGTATCGTTCAAAGGGACGAAGGTACAGATCGGCGGCTCCGCTTGGGGCGGTTCGTCCGGCGGGCAGAACGCACAGGCGGTGCAGGTGATGAAGACAAGCACGACCGTATCGGAACTTGCGGACGGGTTGAATAAGCTCGGGGCGAGCACCGATGAAATTATCACTATTCTCCAGTTACTCTATAAAAATGGCAACCTGAAGGGAAAGCTCGAAATCCAGTAAGGTGTGGGTTGTAGTTGTAAAAGTGTAAAAAACAAGAAAATTAACCGATATAAAACTCGCGCCTTTTCCTGTCACTGCGAACCTTGTGCCTGCTTTGTTTTTAATGCAGGAAGTGAAATATTCATTTTAGTATATAAGCGATATTAAGATAGATTGCTTTGTTAATACTATCGTATTAACTCGCAATGACGGAAATGATTTATCTTTCATGTTAAATACGGAATGGTTATGCCTTGACCTGGTTCAGGAGCATCATCTCGCCGGTATCCAGTTTAATCTTATAGGTTTTATGCACATAAAACTTGGTCTTGAGACTTTCGATAGTTTCATTGTCCGTCAGGAGCTTCGCCTTGAGGTTCTTGGAAATCGCCGCGATCTTATAGGAGTTGTCTATCGAAACGCCCACCGCGCGGATTTCTTTCAGGTTCTTTCCCGGTGTGTTCATCGTCCCGTAGACCAGCGGTCCCGTGAATATCCCCGTGCTGACGTCGATACGTAGTCCTTCGTCCCCGGCGAAATTATAAATATCCCAGATGATACGGGTAGCGCATTCCACGGCGTTATACCTCTGGTGGTCGAAGTAGAACGGGATACCGAATATAATAATCGCGTGATTATGATAGAAGAAGGGGTAGCCGTCGTAATCCCCGGCCATCTCGCCGATGATCCTGACGATGCGGTTATTGACACGGAGGACTTCCTGCGGGTCGGTGATATCCCTGGGTACGTCGTAGATAAACGTCGCGATGGTCGCGTTCTTGATCTCCCCGTTCATCTCTATCCCGTAACGGACGGCGTGCTCCCTGATCTGCGCGGAGGTGTAGTTATTGAAGAGCATGATGTTTTCTTTCTCGCGGATCAGGCGCGCGAACAGTTCCTTGATCTCGGTCTGGATATACCCGATCTCGCAGTCGTCGAACACCTTAGTCGTATCCTTATCGATATAAACATCGACCGGGTGCAGGGTGCGCGCGGTCAATGTCCCGCGGCGGTTTTTAGAGATCGTCAGCCATAGTACGACGATCCAGTTCACGAACAGCGAGCCGGAGATCAGGTAAACATCGATTGCGTCGATTTTTTGCAGGTAATAGAATTCCTTCGCTGTAATATACGCGATAGGCACGGCGAACGCGAAGAACAGGAAGATGATATTCGAGACAATCCCCGAACTGTGGACTTTTATTTTGGAGTTCCTGATCAGGAACGAGAGTACGGTTTTATGCGCCGCGTAGAAGAGATTGCCGATCAGGGTCGCGATGACGAACATGAACTCGAGGGGCAACACCTGATTTCTCAGCATGAATAGATAATAGAGGGACGCCCCGACCGCGACGAGCTCCATGAAGTAGGTGATTGTCGATGAGTTCCGCTTAATGAGGATATCGGCGTTACCGCCCTTCCCGGATATGAGCGCGGCATAGAGGTAAAACGCCAACTGGAAAAGCGACGCGCCCCCGTAGAACGCGATCACCCAAATATCGTATTTCATCTGGAAAAACAGCATGAAGTAATAAGCGGCGCCGGCCTGCCCCGCCTTTAGAATTAAGAATAGGAGTATACTGATAAAATAACGCATGCATTCCCCATAAACTCGCGTTGATAGGCATTCTGTTTATCGGAAAAACCCCGCTAAATATTGAATATTCAATACTTTATCTTAGGATAAACCAGCTTCCCCGTAGGCTTCTCCTTGTCCGTCAGATGCTTCTTTTCCTCTTCCTCGATCAGGTTCAGCAGGTTCTCGATATCGGTCGGGGAAATGGGCTTCTGCTGCTGCGCCTGCTGCTGCTGATTCTGCTTATCCTGGTTCTGCGGTTCTTTCTTGTCCTGATTATCCTTCTGGTCTTTATTCTTGTCCTTATTCTGCTGATCCTTCTGATCCTTATTGTCTTTCTTGTCCTTCTGATCGTCTTTCTGCTGCTGGGGCGGGAACTTCTGCTTCAGGAACACGAAGTTTTTCAGCGCGCGCTGGAATACCTCCGACTTCGGGTCGGCGTGGTCGAGGACGTACTTATAGGAAAGGAGCGCGTTTTTATAGTCCTTCTGCGCGGCGAACGCGTTACCGAGGTTATAGAACGCCTTAGCCTGCGCGTCGGTATTCTTCGAGTTCGTCAGCGAAAGATACCCCGTCATCGCGGGCGCGTACTGCTTCATCTGGTAATAAGTGTTTGCCTCGTTATAACGCAGGAGGTCGTTCTTCGGGTCGGCGGTGATCGCCTTCTGGAAGAACTGGAGCGCCTTCGGATAGTCGTTCTTCTTGTACGCCTTAGCTCCTTCGGACGCGTCCGACGCATATCCGCCGATTGGTAGAAGCATCGCCAGCGCGAGCGCCGCGAGGGGTATCGCGGGTTTACGGGTGTTCAGCTTCCGGTCGGGCATCAGGATATAGATCAGGAGAAGGAGCACCGCGGCCATCAGGAAGTACTGGTACTGGGGCTCCATGAACTCGTAGATATTGCTGCCGAACTTGGACTTCTGGAGCTCGCCGAGACTCTTCGCGATCTGAAGTATCCCGTCCTCGGTACCGGGGGCGTAGAGCGCGCCGGTCTCCTGCGCCACCTGTTTCAGCAGCGCCTCGTTCAGGCGGGACACGACCGGTTTGCCGCCCTCCATCATATACTCCTCCACCGCGCCGTACTGGTCGAGTATCGGGACTTTAGCCCCCTCGGGGGTGCCGACCCCGACCGTGTATATACGCACTCCCGACTGCTTGGCTTCCTTCGCCTGATCGAGCGGCGAGAATTCGTAATCCTCCCCGTCGGTGAACACCACAATCGCGCGGTGGGTCAGCGCCTGTTTATCGAACAGCTCCATCGCGGTCTTGAGGCCGTCCTCGAGGTTGGAACCCTGTATATCGATCATCGATGTGGAAAGTTCGTTCAGGAACAGAATAGCCGCGTTGATATCGGCGGTCAGCGGGATGACCTTAAACCCGAATCCGGCGTACCCGGCGACCCCGATACGGTTGCCCGCGAGCAGACTCATCAACTGCTGGGAGAGTTGTTTCGCGTACTCCAGACGGCTCCCGGGGACGTCCTCGGTATCCATACTGGCGGAGATATCCATCAGGAACACGATGTCGATGCCGGACATTTCGCGCTCGACCGCCTGCGAACCCCAGCGTGGGTCGAGTATCGCGAGGCCGAGGAAAAAGAGCGACAGTCCGAGGATAATCGTTCGGAACAGGCGCGCGCCGGGGCTGAAATTCGACAGCAGGGACGCCCGCTGACCCTCGGAAAATACCCGTTTCACGATACTCCGCCGCCGCAGGAAACTCCATACGATCAGGCCTGTGAGCGCGAGTACCGCCGCCAAAATCCACATCCATATATCCCTGTTCGCTAGATGCATAGTTACCTCCGGACGGTTCTATTTTAACGGGATACGGTTGAAAAATCAAGTCTCCTGCGGATGTCTCCTGCGGAGGGCTAATCCCATTATAAAACGTTACAGTACTATTAATGTTATCGCCTGCGATATTAAGCATAGCCAAATGTTAGGGTACGCAGTACCTGCGGAGGGCTAATCCCGATACAAAACTTTGCAATACTATTAATGTTATCGCCTGCGATATTAAGCATAGCCAAATGTTAGGGTACGCAGTACCTGCGGAGGGCTAATCCCGATACCGGCAAAGCGCCTAAAAAAGCGTTGCGACTGTGATAAAAAATAGCTATATTACCGGGAACAGACCGAAACGTAATATAAAGACATACCGCGTCTATAGAAATAGAGTGATTTTAGAGGGGACGGTTAGAAAAATAAGGTAATTTCCCGCATAGACGGGAATAGAGATACGAACCGCACGGGCGCGGGCGCGGGTATTCGTAAGATGTAATCCGGTGATGGACGCGAAACGGAGAAGGCTATTTATACTCGTTGAAGTACACGCTGAGTATCAGGAAAACTTCGTTGCCGGATACCTTGACGCCCTGTTTCTCCAATTCCTTCTGAATCTGGTCTTTATTCATCGACGGGTTTCCCTTCTTGAATTCGACCACTTTCGTGACTGTTTCGATCGGCACGGGGTAAACGTCCCCGAAGAAACTCCGGTTCTCGAGTGATACAACCGCGGCCTTCAGACGGAAATTCTCCTCCTGCATGGCGTACATGTCGTACTTCATCTGCGCGACCTTCGCTTCGAGATCCTCGAGCTTATTGACAAGGTACTCAAGGTCGCCGGTCTTGATATACGCCTTGGGATTCGCGACCGCCGATTCGATCTGCTTGCGGAGCTCGGACTCGTTCACATAGATACCCTTGACGCGCAGGAAAAGGTTGCCCTTATAATTCATGCGGAAATCGTAACGGAGGATATAATCGTTCAGGTCGACGAAAAAGAACAGCCCCGACGGGAAATAGCTCGAGAAGTTGGTTTTGTTAATCTCGATTTTTACCGGGCTGACTACGACGTCGATAGTCTTATCGTTGATAAGGAAACGAAGGTCGTTCAGCGGGATGCTCTTCCACCCGGTGATCTCATCGGCGACATCGGCGATCTTCGCGGCCTGCTTATCGGAAACATCCGCCGTGTAGATTACCTTGAACTGCGCGCCCGATTCGTTCTGGAGGGTTACCGTTTTTTTATCGTCCTCGGCGCCCTCGGCGACCTGCGTCAGTCCCGCCCCGTCCCATACGGACGCGAACGCGGGAGCGGCTATCATCGCGAAAAATATGAATAATACGGATATTTTAGCTTTCATGGAACGCTCCTTCATTTTCACTGCTTGATATTGATCAGGATACGGTCGAGGGGCAGGATTTTCTCCCCTTCCGCGAGCTCGATTACCTCCGCGATTACCGCGTCGGCCTGCGGGTCGAGCTTGATCTTCCCGATATACTCGTCGTCGTTACGGAATACGATCGCGGTGTCGCCCTTCTTGATAAGGTAGG is from Brevinematales bacterium and encodes:
- a CDS encoding flagellar basal body P-ring protein FlgI, whose product is MRGLLIAGLIVFITGGLFAESVPLKNIISIEGMQVNPVLGYGIVVGLKGTGDSTSGSQTKEVLSIIANNFGFFVDPALLKPKNSAIVLVSAQLPPFSPVGSQIDVSVASVYDAKSLEGGELIITPLLGGDNQIYAIAQGRLMVDNGSKSVTGIVPLGGIVQSEIFHQITDTNGQITIYINEKLGMGAVSKAKEAIQKKFPDAVTKVQNYKIKMKIPSGMEVYDFIFELNKLSVDIDQEPRVLIDAKQGVIVSGGNVVITEAAVSFKGTKVQIGGSAWGGSSGGQNAQAVQVMKTSTTVSELADGLNKLGASTDEIITILQLLYKNGNLKGKLEIQ
- a CDS encoding VWA domain-containing protein, which gives rise to MHLANRDIWMWILAAVLALTGLIVWSFLRRRSIVKRVFSEGQRASLLSNFSPGARLFRTIILGLSLFFLGLAILDPRWGSQAVEREMSGIDIVFLMDISASMDTEDVPGSRLEYAKQLSQQLMSLLAGNRIGVAGYAGFGFKVIPLTADINAAILFLNELSTSMIDIQGSNLEDGLKTAMELFDKQALTHRAIVVFTDGEDYEFSPLDQAKEAKQSGVRIYTVGVGTPEGAKVPILDQYGAVEEYMMEGGKPVVSRLNEALLKQVAQETGALYAPGTEDGILQIAKSLGELQKSKFGSNIYEFMEPQYQYFLMAAVLLLLIYILMPDRKLNTRKPAIPLAALALAMLLPIGGYASDASEGAKAYKKNDYPKALQFFQKAITADPKNDLLRYNEANTYYQMKQYAPAMTGYLSLTNSKNTDAQAKAFYNLGNAFAAQKDYKNALLSYKYVLDHADPKSEVFQRALKNFVFLKQKFPPQQQKDDQKDKKDNKDQKDQQNKDKNKDQKDNQDKKEPQNQDKQNQQQQAQQQKPISPTDIENLLNLIEEEEKKHLTDKEKPTGKLVYPKIKY